A single genomic interval of Anopheles marshallii chromosome 2, idAnoMarsDA_429_01, whole genome shotgun sequence harbors:
- the LOC128709410 gene encoding uncharacterized protein LOC128709410 — MPSVEPTDCGSEARECTSANGDYSSEMSTESTLNHYTPDPDRQLIPGDRIEHSEQIEMPAVREFTQNDKINKFLLNSFLQRINDSSNTEERREPGAADAVAEEQEQDFDS; from the coding sequence GCCATCCGTAGAGCCAACTGATTGCGGTTCCGAAGCCAGGGAGTGCACGAGCGCAAACGGTGACTATAGCAGTGAAATGTCCACCGAAAGTACACTGAATCATTATACACCGGATCCAGACCGTCAACTTATACCTGGTGACCGTATCGAACACAGTGAACAAATCGAAATGCCTGCGGTGCGTGAGTTTACGCAGAACGATAAGATCAACAAGTTTCTTCTGAATTCGTTCCTGCAGCGCATCAATGATAGCAGTAATACTGAGGAACGTCGCGAACCGGGTGCGGCGGATGCCGTCGCCGAAGAACAAGAACAGGATTTCGATTCTTAA